The sequence below is a genomic window from Bradyrhizobium septentrionale.
CGAATACGCCATCATTGCCGGCGGCATCAGCATCGTAATCGTCGCCGGCGTCAGGGGCATCGGCACCAGTGTGAGCGGCCAATTCAACGCCGTCAGTTCGGCCTTCAAGTAAGCGCAGCCGGAAACGCTTCGCATTCTTCCGGATTCAATCGTCCCCGTTCAACGCGCGCAACATCGCGATATGCGCGAACATCAGCCAGCCCCTCATTGCGCCGCGTTGATCAGATGCTCGGCCGCGATCTGCCAGCGTGCCTCCTGCCGGGCGTCTTCCGATAATCTCATGATGTAGCCGGCGGCCTGTTGCTATCGCCGGGTGACGCCCGCTCAGCCCGCCTTCTTGCGCGCCGCGGTGCCCTGCGCGCGCGCTGGCTTCTCGGCCTTCTTCGGCTCGGGCTTGACCGCCTCCTTGGGCTCGCGCTTGCCGCTGCCCGAGATCGGCAACAGCATCTCGCGCTGGCCCTCGATGCGCTTCTTCGGCTTCTTGCCCTTCGCCGCCTTCGCCTCCGCCTTGGCCGGAGCGGCCTGCTTCTCGTTGGCGAGGCTCTTCTTCAGCGCGTCCATCAGGTTGATGACGTTGCCGCCGGTCTTCGCCGCGGGCTTGGTGATCTTGATGCCGTTGCGCTTCTGGTTGATCAGATCGATCAGCGCCTGCTCGTAGCGGTCCTCGAAATCCTCCGGATCGAACTCGGCAGACTTCTGCTCGACGATATGCTTGGCGAGGTCGAGCATGTCCTTGGTGATCTTCACATCCTGGATGTCGTCGAAATACTCCTTCTCGCTGCGCACCTCATAGGGGTAGCGCAGCAGGGTGCCCATCAGCCCGTTGTCGAGCGGCTCGAGCGCGATGATGTGCTCGCGGTTGGTCAGCACCACGCGGCCGATCGCGACCTTGTTCAAGCTGCGGATGGTCTCGCGGATCACCGCAAAGGCGTCGTGGCCGACCTTGCCGTCGGGAATGAGGTAATAGGGGCGGATCAGATAGCGGCTGTCGATTTCGGACCGCGGCACGAATTCGTCGATCTCGATGGTGCGGGTCGAATCCAGCGCGATGTCGTCGAGCTCTTCCTTGGTGACCTCGATGTAGGTGTCGGTGTCGACCTTGTAGCCCTTCATGATGTCGTCGGTGGCCACTTCCTCGCCGGTCTCCGCGTCGACCTTGGCGTATTTGATCCGGTGGCCGGTCTTGCGGTTGATCTGGTTGAAGGAGACCTTTTCGGTATCCGAGGTCGCCGGGTACAGGGCAACCGGGCAGGTCACGAGCGAAAGGCGCAAAAAGCCCTTCCAGTTGGCGCGGGGGGCCATAGGCAAAACTCCGATAACGCAACCGACGGAACGGTCAAGGATAACACCGGGAACCCCAGTTTGAAACAACACGGTCCGGTGAATCTCGCAACGGCGTTAACCGTGGCTTCGACCTGCGCCGGTTTGACGCGGTGCGCGGCGCGAGTGCCGGGCTAACGCCGTCAAACGGCCCGGAACATCGCTCCCGATCAGGCGTTGGCTTTTCGAAGGGGAGCAGCAACCGCCGGAATTACAGGCACTTAAGCAAAGAGGTCGCCATGGCAACGGAACGACACGGTCAGATCGTCGAAACCCCGACCGAGGCGCGCCAGGCTGAGCCCGGACCTTCGGTTCTCGCGCTGCTCACGGCCTCGACAGGGCTCGCGGTCCTGATCCTCGGCATCGTCTGGTTCGTCTTCTTCCGCGTCTGAAGCCCTTATCGTTAACTGCGCAGGTGAGGCTCATTGTTAACTGACGTGCGGCGGAACGTTCTACCCGCAACACGCGCACCTGGTCCTCTGCAAGTCGTCTGAGCGGGAAAGATCGCTGCGCAGAGGCGTGCGGTCGATCACGGCCGCTGCAGTCCAACCGCGGATCATGTCGAGTAGAATTTTCTTGAGCCAAGCACATTTTTTTTCTTGAGCGACGGCTCGCGGCTCGCGGTCTCACAAAATTCAATGACGATCAGTGATGCGCAGGGCGCGAATAGCTGCCTCGCGCCGCGTCACGAGATCATCGAAATTGACTGCTAGCTGATTTGAATCGGATCTGCCTCGAGCTTGAGATGTTCTATCAACAAGAAGAAAAAACCTCGCTGCTGGCGCGCTTCAAGGAGAAAAGCGTTTCGGGCGCGTTCGTCGGATTGACGGTCCTGGCGATGGCGGGGTGGATCTATCTTCTCAGCTCGATGTTCCTGAAATTCATGCTCTGGTGGTTTTCCTGAGACGTCGCTGCCGAGAACGCTTCTCTCTCGACAACACTTGTCTCTCGCCAACACTTGTCGCGCGA
It includes:
- a CDS encoding Flp family type IVb pilin, translated to MRALLARFLRDEVGATAIEYAIIAGGISIVIVAGVRGIGTSVSGQFNAVSSAFK
- a CDS encoding Ku protein, with translation MAPRANWKGFLRLSLVTCPVALYPATSDTEKVSFNQINRKTGHRIKYAKVDAETGEEVATDDIMKGYKVDTDTYIEVTKEELDDIALDSTRTIEIDEFVPRSEIDSRYLIRPYYLIPDGKVGHDAFAVIRETIRSLNKVAIGRVVLTNREHIIALEPLDNGLMGTLLRYPYEVRSEKEYFDDIQDVKITKDMLDLAKHIVEQKSAEFDPEDFEDRYEQALIDLINQKRNGIKITKPAAKTGGNVINLMDALKKSLANEKQAAPAKAEAKAAKGKKPKKRIEGQREMLLPISGSGKREPKEAVKPEPKKAEKPARAQGTAARKKAG